The Methanofastidiosum sp. genome contains the following window.
CATTGTAGTTCAAATCACTTAGTAATAATATATTACTAATATTATGTTCTAAGCAGAACTTACTAATCTCTTTTTCTGTCACAGGCCCAATTCCGATCAATTTAGCATTTAAATCTTTAAATTCGTCTTCCACCTTTGAGTAGTATAGTATCTCCGAATTATCGGATTTGAGACTACTTTTATCAAAGAAGAAAAGCACAGTCCATTTATTTTTTAATTCTTTTAAACAGATATTTTTCTGATCTTTATCTTTCAAACAAAAATTTATAGCCTGCTCCCCTTCTAAATGTTTTTCATATGACATGATTAATCCTACGATTTCCTTTTATTTATCTCTTTTGTAAAATAATCTAATATATCCTATAAATTAGTGCATAAAATATATAAACAGTTTTTCGAGACGAGTTTTATAATTAAAAAGTGAGTAATATGATGCTTAAAATCGGATTGCCTAAAGGTAGCCTACAAGAGTCTACCCTCAACATGTTTAAAAAAGCGGGATATTCTATTAATATTTCTTCAAGGTCATATAAACCATCGATTGATGATACAAATATCGAATGCTTGTTGATTAGAGCACAAGAGATACCAAGATACGTAGAAAAAGGAATAATCGATATTGGTTTAACAGGAATGGACTGGGTAGTTGAAAATAATGCCGATATCGTGAATGTAGGAAAACTTGTTTATGCCAAGCAAGGATTAAAACCCGTTAAATGGGTGTTAGCTGTTTCTGAATCCTCTAAGATAAAGACGCCTCAAGACCTAAATGGCAAGAGAATCGCAACTGAAGTAGTCAATATAACAAAGAAATATTTAGAACAGAAAGGCATAGAGGCATCAGTTGAATTTTCTTGGGGTGCAACTGAAGTAAAAGTTCCAGAACTTGTCGATGCAATAGTGGAGCTTACTGAAACAGGATCATCACTTAAAGCTCACAATCTTAAGGTTCTTGACACCATCCTAGAATCTACAACTGTTCTAATAAGCAATAAAGAATCATGGAAAAGTAGTTGGAAAAGGAAAAAAACCGAGGATCTTTTCATGCTTCTAAAAGGTGCATTGGCAGCAGAATCAATGGTTGGGGTAAAAATGAACGTACAAAAAGCAAATCTTGAAGAGTTAATTTCTGTTTTACCTGCTTTGAGAAAGCCTACTGTATCAAATCTGAGTTCTGACGGATGGGTTGCAGTTGAAACAATCGTTGACGAAAAAATAATTAGAGACTTAATACCAAAACTAAAAAGTGCAGGTGCAGAAGGGATAATAGAATATCCTTTAAATAAAGTAATATATTAAAATTACCGGGGCATCTCTTTTCTTAGAGGCCTAATTGGTTCTTGCGAGGGTCTTGCAATTGGCTTCTGCGATGGTCTACTAATTCTATCTTTTAGATTAAGTTTTCTACCTCCGCCTCCACCTTTTCCTCTAATCAGGATAATCAATAATATTGCAACTATAATTGCAAGAACTATTTCAATTATGGTATGGATAGAAAATGTAGTTATGCTTTCGCCTCCAGAACCTGAAACTCCCCCTAGAATTCCTCCAAGAGGTCTATTGGCAGCTTTCATAGCATCTTCACATAATTGAACTGCTTGGCAATCATTAATCTCTGTATAAAGAGTCTTTGCTTCAGAATAATACGTTATTGCATTTTTTAGGTCACCTGAGAAGAATCTATTTTGACCTTGCATGAACTTATCATTAGCTTCCATTCTTTTTATTAACTTGTCGATTTCTTGGACAACTAATATGTTGTTATTTTCTTGGTAAATAACTTTGGCTTGGTCTAATGAAATCTTTGCATTCTCATAATCGCATGAGTCGTAATAAAGTCTTCCTTGATCATAGTAGTTTTTACCGACGTTTTTGACTGTAGCAGTAATATCTCGGAATAAATCATAATCGGCACCATACTTATCAGCATATGCAAGTCTCACCCTTATCACTTGATTTCCGATAGGAGCTTCGTATGACGCCCTAATATATAGTGACCCTGTTATTTGTCCCCCAGGCTGAAGGACACTTTGATTTACTGGAGGGTCAATTATCCCTTTAACCATGGGAGTATCTTGGATAACAGTCATCTTAAGATTATATGCAGATTCAGTGTTGTTAATATTCGTAATCCTAAATGGAATATTTGGAAGATAAGGCACCACTAGTTCGACTTCACAAACTCCTTGCTCAATATCTATTTGATATTTGTCAAATTCTAGAGTGATTAAAGGATCATTTCTTTTAATTTTAATGGTAGAAAAGACAGTTAATAGAGACGGTTCGCAACCTTCTCTACATCCACCTATACCTGTTGCCACAACTACTGGAACTAAGTATTCTCCACTTAATGCTTTTGTTGTAATTTTTACTGTTAGAATAACAGTTTCTTCTTGGTCCGGGTCCATCCTGATAGGGAATAACTTCTTACCTTCAACAATCTGGAAAGCAGCTTTTGCCTCCTTAGTCATTGAATCTTCATCGATATATGCAAGCGTATCCCACATTACATCTTGAACGGTATTTTTTACTTTTACAGAGATTTTAATTTCTTGATTTGGAGTTGCTTCGGTAGGATAATCAAGCGCAACTTCCGGTAGTAAACTTTTTGTTTCCTCATCTTGGGCGCCAATATAGGTTCCAAAAGTAGATAATAGCATTAATAATATGAAAAGACTACTTATTGATTTATTCATACTATATAAATAAGCAATAAATTTCTTTATAAACGTTTTGTATTTAATGTAATTGTGGCTACATATTCACAATATTGTCTATATTGTTGTAACTAAAAAGTTTTAAATAGTATTGAATAAGTATTCTATGGTGATATATATGGTATCTAACCTTCAAGAGCAACTGAAAGTTCAAAAGATGAACATTGAAGAAAGAATGTCGAAGATTGATAAAAAGATAGCCATAGGCAGTGGTAAGGGCGGTGTTGGAAAGTCCGTTGTAACTTCTTTAATTGCATCTTATCTAGCCAAACAGGGAAAAAATGTGGGTATTCTAGATCTTGATATAACTGGGCCTAGTATTCCAATGATGTTTGGTATAAATGAGAAGCCAATAGGTGGGAGCTCTGGTATAATGCCAGTAATAAGTGAAAGTGGAATTAAAATAATGTCTATGAGTTTACTCCTACCTAAAAATGAAGACGCTGTTATCTGGAGAGGCCCTATGATTAGCGGTGCAGTTTCGCAATTTCTTGCAGATATTATCTGGGACGAACTTGATTATTTGTTATTTGACCTTCCTCCAGGTACAAGTGATGTGCAGCTGACTTTAATGCAGAGTATCAAATTAGATGGATTTTTAGTAGTAACATCTCCTCAGACTCTTGCCGCAACAATTGTCAAAAAAGCTATATCTATGGCACAAGAACTAAATGTAAGAATTTTGGGCGTTGTAGAAAATATGTCCTATGCAACTTGTCCTGATTGTGGTAAAAAAATCAATGTATTTGGAAATGGTGAAGATAATAAGATGGGAGTTCCAATTGTAGGAACAATAC
Protein-coding sequences here:
- a CDS encoding redoxin domain-containing protein gives rise to the protein MSYEKHLEGEQAINFCLKDKDQKNICLKELKNKWTVLFFFDKSSLKSDNSEILYYSKVEDEFKDLNAKLIGIGPVTEKEISKFCLEHNISNILLLSDLNYNVSEEYGVVFLDKDGSKKILPMTFLINREGIVSTIWNREHMYYRFSGYADNLIELWEQVKMWAHINKVLEAIELLDKNLKYS
- the hisG gene encoding ATP phosphoribosyltransferase, giving the protein MMLKIGLPKGSLQESTLNMFKKAGYSINISSRSYKPSIDDTNIECLLIRAQEIPRYVEKGIIDIGLTGMDWVVENNADIVNVGKLVYAKQGLKPVKWVLAVSESSKIKTPQDLNGKRIATEVVNITKKYLEQKGIEASVEFSWGATEVKVPELVDAIVELTETGSSLKAHNLKVLDTILESTTVLISNKESWKSSWKRKKTEDLFMLLKGALAAESMVGVKMNVQKANLEELISVLPALRKPTVSNLSSDGWVAVETIVDEKIIRDLIPKLKSAGAEGIIEYPLNKVIY
- a CDS encoding Mrp/NBP35 family ATP-binding protein, with product MVSNLQEQLKVQKMNIEERMSKIDKKIAIGSGKGGVGKSVVTSLIASYLAKQGKNVGILDLDITGPSIPMMFGINEKPIGGSSGIMPVISESGIKIMSMSLLLPKNEDAVIWRGPMISGAVSQFLADIIWDELDYLLFDLPPGTSDVQLTLMQSIKLDGFLVVTSPQTLAATIVKKAISMAQELNVRILGVVENMSYATCPDCGKKINVFGNGEDNKMGVPIVGTIPIDPQISKLCDEGKIEEYEIDLGGIFTLLEGL